The Sphingomonas alpina genome has a segment encoding these proteins:
- the nuoH gene encoding NADH-quinone oxidoreductase subunit NuoH encodes MTAFFQNWVGMPFEWAWFTSTIVGILVIALPLMLAVAMIIYADRKIWAAMALRRGPNVVGPFGLLQSFADGLKVFLQETIVPTAANKGLFLLAPIITFTVALIVWAVVPFQVGVMLSDINVGLLYVLAASSLGVYGIILAGWSSNSKYPFFSAIRAAAQMVSYEVAIGFVLISIVLWTGSFNLSAIVEAQKGLYGFANGFIFNPLLFPMAIVFFISSLAETQRAPFDLTEAESELVAGYQTEYSSMSFALYWLGEYANVILMCTLNATLFWGGYLPPFDWAPLYWVPGIIWLFAKILFFFFLFSWVKATVPRYRYDQLMRLGWKIFLPLSLFWVFLVSGFLMLTRVGVPS; translated from the coding sequence ATGACCGCGTTCTTCCAAAACTGGGTCGGCATGCCGTTCGAATGGGCGTGGTTCACCTCCACCATCGTCGGCATTCTCGTCATTGCGCTGCCGCTGATGCTGGCGGTGGCCATGATCATTTACGCCGATCGCAAGATCTGGGCTGCGATGGCATTGCGTCGCGGTCCCAACGTGGTCGGTCCGTTCGGCCTGTTGCAGAGCTTCGCCGACGGTCTGAAGGTCTTCCTGCAGGAAACCATCGTACCCACGGCCGCGAACAAGGGCCTGTTCCTGCTCGCACCGATCATCACCTTCACGGTCGCGCTGATCGTGTGGGCGGTGGTGCCGTTCCAGGTCGGGGTGATGCTGTCCGACATCAATGTCGGCCTGCTCTACGTTCTCGCGGCTTCGTCGCTCGGCGTTTACGGCATCATCCTGGCTGGTTGGTCGTCCAACTCCAAATATCCGTTCTTCTCGGCGATCCGCGCCGCGGCGCAGATGGTCAGCTATGAAGTCGCGATCGGCTTCGTGCTGATCTCGATCGTATTGTGGACCGGCAGCTTCAACCTGTCGGCGATCGTCGAGGCGCAGAAGGGGCTGTACGGCTTTGCCAACGGCTTCATCTTCAACCCGCTGCTCTTTCCGATGGCGATCGTGTTCTTCATCTCCTCGCTGGCGGAAACGCAACGCGCGCCGTTCGACCTGACCGAGGCGGAGAGCGAACTGGTCGCGGGTTACCAGACCGAATATTCGTCGATGAGCTTCGCGCTCTATTGGCTTGGCGAGTACGCCAACGTCATCCTCATGTGCACACTCAACGCGACCCTGTTCTGGGGCGGTTATCTCCCGCCGTTCGACTGGGCGCCGCTCTACTGGGTGCCGGGGATCATCTGGTTGTTCGCCAAGATTCTGTTCTTCTTCTTCCTGTTCAGCTGGGTGAAGGCGACCGTCCCGCGCTATCGCTATGACCAGCTGATGCGTCTGGGCTGGAAGATCTTCCTGCCGCTGTCGCTGTTCTGGGTATTTCTCGTGTCGGGCTTCCTGATGCTGACACGTGTTGGAGTTCCGTCATGA
- a CDS encoding complex I 24 kDa subunit family protein — protein sequence MAEAPKIPDEAETRARWGAFAWTDENQKKANEILGRYPKGREQSASLPLLDLAQRQVGAETQTQGWLPVPVIEFVARVIGVPYMRVYEVATFYTMFNMAPVGRYHVQVCGTTPCMLAGSDDVLSACKNHGLIKGKTTPDGLFTLTEVECLGTCANAPMVQINDDNYEDLDYDRTTAILDALAAGKTPPPGSSTGRKSSEPAGGPTSLKAMVDENHDYRGEW from the coding sequence ATGGCTGAAGCACCTAAAATCCCTGACGAAGCCGAAACCCGCGCGCGCTGGGGCGCGTTCGCGTGGACCGACGAAAACCAGAAAAAGGCGAACGAGATCCTCGGTCGCTATCCCAAGGGGCGCGAGCAATCGGCGTCGCTGCCGTTGCTCGATCTCGCCCAGCGCCAGGTCGGTGCGGAAACGCAGACCCAGGGCTGGCTGCCGGTCCCGGTGATCGAGTTCGTCGCGCGCGTGATCGGCGTGCCCTATATGCGCGTCTATGAGGTCGCGACCTTCTACACCATGTTCAACATGGCGCCGGTCGGCCGCTATCATGTCCAGGTGTGCGGTACGACGCCGTGCATGCTCGCCGGATCGGACGATGTCCTGTCGGCGTGTAAGAATCATGGTCTGATCAAGGGCAAGACCACACCCGATGGCCTGTTCACTCTGACTGAGGTCGAATGCCTCGGCACCTGCGCCAATGCGCCGATGGTGCAGATCAACGACGATAATTACGAAGATCTCGATTACGACCGCACCACCGCGATCCTTGATGCATTGGCAGCGGGCAAGACGCCGCCGCCGGGATCGAGCACCGGGCGCAAGAGCAGCGAGCCCGCCGGCGGGCCGACCTCACTCAAGGCGATGGTCGACGAGAATCACGATTATCGGGGAGAATGGTGA
- the nuoK gene encoding NADH-quinone oxidoreductase subunit NuoK, with protein MIGLTHYLVVAAILFALGVLGIIANRKNLIVMLMAIELILLSVNINFVAFSAYLHDLVGQVFAMFVLTVAAGEAAIGLAILVIYFRGRGTISVDDVNRMKG; from the coding sequence GTGATCGGGCTGACGCATTATCTGGTGGTCGCGGCGATCCTGTTCGCCCTCGGCGTGCTGGGCATCATCGCCAACCGCAAGAACCTGATTGTCATGCTGATGGCGATCGAACTGATCCTGTTGTCGGTGAACATCAATTTCGTTGCCTTCTCGGCCTATCTTCACGATCTGGTCGGACAGGTGTTCGCGATGTTCGTGCTGACCGTCGCCGCGGGCGAAGCGGCGATCGGCCTGGCGATCCTGGTCATTTACTTCCGCGGACGCGGTACGATTTCGGTCGACGACGTCAACCGGATGAAGGGGTAA
- the nuoL gene encoding NADH-quinone oxidoreductase subunit L has translation MTSILFIVFLPLLAAIVAGLGNRMLGNVPTKVITTGALFLSCALSWPIFFSFIAGSAEPSVVPVLHWLRSGDLQVDWALRVDALTAVMLVVITSVSALVHLYSWGYMAEDDSQPRFFAYLSLFTFAMLMLVTADNLVQMFFGWEGVGLASYLLIGFWFKKPSANAAAIKAFVVNRVGDLGFMLGIFGTFLVFGTVSIPEILTAAPGMAGSTIGFLGHRFDTMTILCLLLFVGAMGKSAQLGLHTWLPDAMEGPTPVSALIHAATMVTAGVFMVCRLSPMFETSAVALSVVTTVGAATCFFAATVGLVQTDIKRVIAYSTCSQLGYMFFAAGTGAYGAAMFHLFTHAFFKALLFLGAGSVIHAMHHEQDMRYYGGLRKSIPITFWAMMAGTLAITGVGIPAVFGNHLAIGFAGFHSKDAIIEAAWASGQSGASIVGMIVALLTSFYSWRLMFLTFYGKPRWTQSEHIQHALHDAHDHDDHAAAHDDHGHDDHAHADHAHGGGDGTGGYHPHESPWSMLTPLVLLSVGAVAAGFAFHGFFIEPQAGEIFWKGSIAFSEHLMHEMHEVPLLVKLSATIAMALGLWGAWMSYVRAPAFPAQVADQFRVLYRFLLNKWYFDELYDLLFVRPAFAIGRLFWHRGDEKTIDRFGPNGSAWLVQQGTRVAGRFQSGYVYSYAFVMLIGLTAAITWAITR, from the coding sequence GTGACGTCGATCCTCTTCATCGTTTTCCTGCCGCTGCTCGCTGCGATCGTCGCCGGCCTGGGCAACCGCATGCTCGGCAACGTGCCGACCAAGGTCATCACGACCGGCGCGCTGTTCCTGTCCTGCGCGCTGTCCTGGCCGATCTTCTTCAGCTTTATCGCCGGCAGTGCAGAGCCCAGCGTCGTGCCGGTGCTCCATTGGCTGCGTTCGGGCGATCTGCAGGTCGACTGGGCATTGCGCGTCGATGCGCTGACCGCGGTCATGCTCGTGGTCATCACCTCGGTCTCTGCGCTCGTCCATCTGTATAGCTGGGGCTATATGGCCGAGGACGACAGCCAGCCGCGCTTCTTCGCCTATCTCTCGCTGTTCACCTTCGCGATGCTGATGCTGGTGACCGCCGACAATCTGGTTCAGATGTTCTTCGGCTGGGAAGGCGTCGGTCTCGCCTCCTATTTGCTGATCGGTTTCTGGTTCAAGAAACCCAGCGCCAATGCCGCCGCGATCAAGGCGTTCGTGGTCAACCGTGTCGGCGATCTCGGTTTCATGCTCGGCATCTTCGGGACGTTCCTGGTGTTCGGGACCGTCTCGATCCCCGAGATCCTCACCGCGGCGCCCGGCATGGCCGGCTCGACCATCGGTTTCCTCGGCCATCGTTTCGATACGATGACCATCCTGTGCCTGTTGCTGTTCGTCGGTGCGATGGGCAAATCGGCGCAGCTTGGACTGCATACCTGGCTGCCCGACGCGATGGAGGGGCCGACCCCGGTGTCGGCGCTGATCCATGCCGCGACGATGGTCACCGCCGGCGTGTTCATGGTCTGCCGCCTGTCGCCGATGTTCGAAACCAGCGCGGTCGCACTGAGCGTGGTGACGACCGTCGGTGCCGCGACCTGCTTCTTCGCCGCGACGGTCGGCCTGGTGCAGACCGACATCAAGCGCGTGATCGCCTATTCGACCTGCTCGCAGCTCGGTTACATGTTCTTCGCCGCCGGCACCGGCGCGTACGGCGCGGCGATGTTCCATCTGTTCACGCACGCCTTCTTCAAGGCGCTGCTGTTCCTCGGCGCCGGCTCGGTGATCCATGCAATGCACCACGAGCAGGACATGCGTTACTATGGCGGGCTGCGGAAAAGCATCCCGATCACCTTCTGGGCGATGATGGCCGGCACGTTGGCGATCACCGGTGTCGGTATCCCCGCGGTGTTCGGCAATCATCTCGCGATCGGCTTTGCCGGCTTCCATTCCAAGGACGCGATCATCGAAGCGGCCTGGGCCTCGGGCCAGTCGGGCGCATCGATTGTCGGCATGATCGTCGCGCTGCTGACCAGCTTCTATTCCTGGCGGCTGATGTTCCTGACCTTCTACGGCAAGCCGCGCTGGACTCAGTCCGAGCATATCCAGCACGCGCTTCACGACGCGCATGATCATGACGATCACGCCGCCGCGCATGACGATCACGGGCATGACGACCATGCTCATGCCGATCATGCCCATGGTGGGGGTGATGGCACCGGCGGCTACCATCCGCATGAAAGCCCGTGGTCGATGCTCACTCCGCTCGTGCTGCTCTCGGTTGGTGCGGTCGCGGCGGGCTTCGCCTTCCATGGCTTCTTCATCGAGCCCCAGGCTGGGGAGATCTTCTGGAAGGGCAGCATCGCGTTCAGCGAGCATCTGATGCACGAAATGCACGAGGTGCCGCTGCTGGTGAAGCTTAGTGCGACGATCGCCATGGCGCTCGGCCTGTGGGGCGCGTGGATGTCCTATGTCCGTGCGCCAGCTTTCCCGGCACAGGTGGCGGACCAGTTCCGCGTGCTGTACCGCTTCCTGCTCAACAAATGGTATTTCGACGAACTGTACGACTTGCTGTTCGTGCGCCCCGCCTTCGCCATCGGCCGCCTGTTCTGGCATCGTGGTGACGAAAAGACGATCGACCGGTTCGGGCCCAATGGCTCGGCCTGGCTGGTCCAGCAGGGCACGCGCGTCGCGGGACGGTTCCAATCCGGATATGTCTATAGCTATGCCTTCGTCATGCTGATCGGCCTGACCGCCGCGATTACCTGGGCGATCACACGATGA
- a CDS encoding NADH-quinone oxidoreductase subunit M: MSGFPILTVMLAIPAIAAIACLFVNANTARWLALGATLVDLLLGIGLWAQFDIGGPQWQFVEHHEHLFGVFGWSLGIDGFALMLIMLSVFLMPICIGASWSAITKRVPEYMAAFLITEVLMIGTFAAQDLFLFYIFFEAGLIPMYLIIGIWGGANRIYASYKFFLYTLLGSLLMLIAMLWMVQEAGTTSIPVLLNYDFPVQAQTWLWLAFFASFAVKMPMWPVHTWLPDAHVQAPTAGSVILAGVLLKLGGYGFLRFSLPMFPEASAQLVWLVFGLSAVAVIYTSLVALVQSDMKKLIAYSSVAHMAIVTIGLFAFNQQGIEGAMIVMLSHGLVSGALFLCVGVIYDRLHTREIDRYGGLAINMPKYALFFMLFTMASVGLPGTSGFVGEFLSLAGTYKVSTTITLLCTTGIILGAAYMLYLYRRVVFGDLTKDDVRAMPDMSLREIALLAPIAAVVLWMGVYPESFIAPMRGDVQTLVARVARATPPGDSQLKLGKPAPAAAHGAAPAAHEGAH, encoded by the coding sequence ATGAGCGGCTTTCCGATCCTTACCGTGATGCTCGCGATCCCGGCGATCGCCGCGATCGCCTGCCTGTTCGTCAATGCGAATACGGCGCGCTGGCTCGCGCTTGGCGCGACTTTGGTCGATCTGCTGCTCGGCATCGGCCTGTGGGCGCAGTTCGATATCGGCGGGCCGCAATGGCAGTTCGTCGAACATCATGAACATCTGTTCGGGGTGTTCGGCTGGTCGCTCGGCATCGACGGTTTCGCGTTGATGCTGATCATGCTCAGCGTGTTCCTGATGCCGATCTGCATCGGGGCGAGCTGGAGCGCGATCACCAAGCGCGTGCCGGAATATATGGCCGCGTTCCTGATCACCGAAGTGCTGATGATCGGCACCTTCGCGGCGCAGGACCTGTTCCTGTTCTACATCTTCTTCGAAGCCGGCCTGATCCCGATGTATCTGATCATCGGCATCTGGGGCGGTGCGAACCGGATTTACGCCAGCTATAAATTCTTCCTCTACACGCTGCTCGGCTCGCTGCTGATGCTGATCGCGATGCTGTGGATGGTGCAGGAAGCCGGCACGACCAGCATTCCGGTGCTGCTCAACTATGACTTCCCGGTTCAGGCGCAGACCTGGCTGTGGCTTGCCTTCTTCGCCTCCTTCGCAGTCAAGATGCCGATGTGGCCGGTCCATACCTGGCTGCCCGACGCGCACGTCCAGGCGCCGACGGCGGGGTCGGTCATCCTGGCCGGCGTGCTGCTGAAGCTCGGCGGCTACGGCTTCCTGCGCTTCTCGCTGCCGATGTTCCCTGAAGCCTCGGCGCAGCTCGTCTGGCTCGTCTTCGGCCTGTCGGCGGTGGCGGTGATCTACACCTCGCTGGTCGCGCTGGTGCAGTCCGACATGAAGAAGCTGATCGCCTATTCCTCGGTCGCGCATATGGCGATCGTGACGATCGGCCTGTTCGCCTTCAATCAGCAGGGCATCGAAGGCGCGATGATCGTCATGCTCTCGCACGGCCTTGTCTCGGGCGCCTTGTTCCTGTGCGTCGGCGTGATCTACGATCGGCTGCACACGCGTGAGATCGACCGTTACGGCGGCCTCGCGATCAACATGCCGAAATATGCGCTGTTCTTCATGCTCTTCACCATGGCGTCGGTCGGTTTGCCCGGCACCAGCGGTTTCGTCGGCGAGTTTCTGAGCCTGGCGGGCACGTACAAGGTGTCGACCACGATCACCCTGTTGTGCACGACCGGCATCATCCTTGGCGCAGCGTACATGCTGTATCTCTATCGCCGCGTCGTGTTCGGCGACCTGACCAAGGACGATGTCCGCGCCATGCCCGATATGAGCTTGCGCGAAATCGCCTTGCTCGCGCCGATCGCGGCGGTCGTGCTGTGGATGGGCGTCTATCCGGAAAGCTTCATCGCGCCGATGCGCGGTGATGTGCAGACCCTGGTCGCTCGCGTGGCCCGCGCCACGCCTCCCGGCGACTCGCAATTGAAACTCGGCAAGCCCGCGCCCGCCGCGGCGCACGGCGCCGCACCTGCCGCGCATGAGGGCGCTCACTGA
- the nuoI gene encoding NADH-quinone oxidoreductase subunit NuoI — MSLAQIIKSYTLWEFLKAHALTLRYFFKAKATINYPFEKNPLSPRFRGEHALRRYPNGEERCIACKLCEAVCPAQAITIEAEPREDGSRRTTRYDIDMTKCIFCGLCQEACPVDAVVEGPNFEYATETREELIYDKAKLLDNGDRWERAIAANLAADAPYR; from the coding sequence ATGAGCCTTGCTCAGATCATCAAATCCTACACCCTGTGGGAATTCCTCAAGGCGCATGCGCTGACCTTGCGGTATTTCTTCAAGGCGAAGGCGACGATCAACTATCCGTTCGAGAAGAACCCGCTGAGCCCACGCTTCCGCGGCGAGCATGCGCTGCGGCGTTACCCGAACGGCGAAGAACGCTGCATCGCATGCAAGCTGTGCGAGGCAGTGTGCCCGGCGCAGGCGATCACGATCGAGGCCGAACCACGCGAGGACGGCAGCCGCCGCACCACGCGATACGATATCGACATGACCAAGTGCATTTTCTGCGGCCTGTGCCAGGAAGCGTGCCCGGTCGATGCGGTGGTCGAAGGACCGAATTTCGAATATGCGACCGAAACGCGCGAGGAGCTGATCTACGACAAGGCGAAGCTGCTCGATAATGGCGATCGCTGGGAACGCGCGATTGCCGCGAACCTTGCCGCCGATGCACCGTACCGTTAA
- the nuoG gene encoding NADH-quinone oxidoreductase subunit NuoG, with product MPKLKVDGIEIEVPAGATVLQACEIAGKEIPRFCYHERLSIAGNCRMCLVEVKPGPPKPQASCALPAADNQEVFTNSPMVKNAREGVMEFLLINHPLDCPICDQGGECDLQDQSVAYGRGQSRYDENKRAVTEKYMGPIVKTVMTRCIQCTRCIRFAEEVAGVEEIGAIGRGEDMQITSYLESAVTSELSGNVVDLCPVGALTSKPYAFEARPWELKKTLTIDVMDAVGTNIRLDSRGRQVLRALPVINEDVNEEWASDKTRHAVDGLVRGRLDRPYVRTNGKLVPATWDEAFGAIAAVNAGSSVAAVHGDLVDSETLYAAKALLGAMGSTLLEGRQTGMAYDATSMAAVNFNTTIAGTEDADVILLVGTNLRWEAPLVNTRIRKAIKKGAKVFAIGPETDLTYKVEWLGSDLTLLGKLPKAAADAFKDAAKPMVIVGGAALKGGHGAALALVKKLNLVRTLEGGGVWNGFNVLHMAASRMGGLMLGWAQKGGIADIAAAKPKLAFFLGADEVDFSAFDKSFKVYIGHHGDKGAAHADVILPGASYAEKSGTWVNLEGRVQRGERAVFPPGDAREDWTILRALSAVLGKTLPFDTIEQLRAAMGADTPDLATLGLRSFGWNPPALEAKGEGELTGYPIKDFYLTNAICRASPTMQRCSAELVHGQEFAEAAE from the coding sequence ATGCCTAAACTTAAAGTAGACGGGATCGAGATCGAGGTCCCCGCCGGCGCCACTGTGCTGCAGGCGTGCGAAATCGCCGGTAAGGAAATCCCTCGTTTCTGTTATCACGAGCGGCTGAGCATCGCCGGCAATTGCCGCATGTGCTTGGTTGAGGTGAAGCCTGGTCCGCCCAAGCCGCAGGCGTCGTGCGCCTTGCCGGCGGCGGACAATCAGGAAGTCTTCACCAATTCCCCGATGGTCAAGAATGCGCGCGAAGGCGTGATGGAATTCCTGCTCATCAACCATCCGCTCGATTGCCCGATCTGCGATCAGGGTGGCGAGTGCGATCTGCAGGATCAGTCGGTCGCTTATGGCCGCGGCCAGTCTCGCTATGACGAGAACAAGCGCGCCGTGACCGAGAAATATATGGGGCCGATCGTCAAGACGGTGATGACGCGCTGCATTCAGTGCACGCGCTGCATCCGTTTTGCCGAGGAAGTCGCCGGGGTCGAGGAAATCGGCGCGATCGGTCGCGGCGAGGACATGCAGATCACGTCATATCTCGAAAGCGCGGTGACCAGCGAGCTGTCCGGCAATGTCGTCGATCTCTGCCCGGTCGGTGCGTTGACCTCCAAGCCCTACGCCTTCGAAGCGCGGCCATGGGAGTTGAAAAAGACGCTGACCATCGACGTGATGGACGCGGTTGGCACCAATATCCGCCTCGACAGCCGTGGCCGTCAGGTGCTGCGCGCGCTCCCCGTGATCAACGAGGACGTCAATGAGGAATGGGCGAGCGACAAGACGCGCCATGCCGTTGACGGCCTGGTGCGCGGCCGGCTCGACCGGCCCTATGTGCGGACCAATGGTAAGCTGGTGCCGGCAACCTGGGATGAAGCCTTTGGCGCCATTGCGGCGGTGAATGCCGGTTCGAGTGTCGCGGCCGTGCATGGCGACCTGGTCGATAGCGAGACGCTTTACGCTGCAAAGGCGCTGCTTGGCGCGATGGGCTCGACTTTGCTCGAAGGGCGGCAGACCGGCATGGCGTACGACGCCACATCGATGGCGGCGGTCAATTTCAACACCACGATAGCTGGCACCGAAGACGCTGATGTGATCCTGCTCGTCGGCACCAATTTGCGCTGGGAAGCGCCGTTGGTGAACACGCGTATCCGCAAGGCGATCAAGAAGGGCGCGAAGGTCTTCGCGATCGGACCGGAGACTGACCTGACCTACAAGGTCGAATGGCTCGGCAGCGACCTTACTTTGCTCGGCAAGCTGCCCAAGGCCGCCGCCGATGCGTTCAAGGATGCGGCCAAGCCGATGGTCATCGTCGGCGGCGCGGCACTCAAGGGCGGCCACGGCGCGGCGCTGGCGCTGGTCAAGAAGCTCAATCTCGTTCGCACCCTTGAAGGCGGCGGGGTGTGGAATGGCTTCAACGTCCTGCACATGGCGGCGAGCCGCATGGGTGGCCTGATGCTCGGTTGGGCGCAGAAGGGCGGCATCGCCGATATCGCTGCGGCCAAGCCAAAACTGGCGTTCTTCCTCGGCGCGGACGAGGTGGATTTCTCGGCCTTCGACAAGAGCTTCAAGGTCTATATCGGGCATCATGGCGACAAGGGCGCGGCGCATGCCGATGTGATCCTGCCGGGCGCCAGCTATGCCGAGAAATCCGGCACCTGGGTCAATCTCGAAGGCCGCGTGCAGCGCGGCGAGCGTGCGGTGTTCCCGCCAGGCGACGCGCGTGAGGATTGGACGATCCTGCGGGCCTTGTCGGCGGTGCTGGGCAAGACCTTGCCGTTCGACACGATCGAGCAACTGCGTGCGGCGATGGGCGCGGACACGCCCGATCTCGCGACGCTCGGCCTGCGCAGCTTTGGCTGGAACCCGCCGGCGCTCGAAGCCAAAGGCGAGGGTGAACTCACCGGCTATCCGATCAAGGATTTTTACCTGACCAACGCGATCTGCCGCGCGTCACCGACGATGCAGCGCTGCTCGGCCGAACTGGTCCATGGCCAGGAATTCGCGGAGGCGGCGGAGTGA
- the nuoF gene encoding NADH-quinone oxidoreductase subunit NuoF produces the protein MLADKDRIFTNVYGFQPWNLAAAQKRGDWDNTKALMAIGQDAIIDKVKASGLRGRGGAGFPTGMKWSFMPKEPKPDRPNFLVINADESEPGSCKDREIIRHDPHKLIEGALIAGFAMRARAAYIYIRGEYIREAETLFAAVAEAYDKGLLGKNACGSGYDFDVFVHRGAGAYICGEETAMLESLEGKKGQPRLKPPFPAGAGLYGCPTTVNNVESIAVVPTILRRGPEWFASFGREKNEGTKLFQISGHVNKPCVVEEAMSISFRELIEVHCGGIRGGWDNLLAVIPGGSSVPLVPAAEIMDAPMDFDGLKALGSGLGTAAVIVMDKSTDIVRAISRLSYFYKHESCGQCTPCREGTGWMWRVMERMRTGDADVSEIDTLYQVTKQIEGHTICALGDAAAWPIQGLIKHFRPEMERRIIEKQGGGLSPMMEAAE, from the coding sequence ATGCTCGCCGACAAGGATCGCATCTTCACCAATGTCTACGGTTTTCAGCCGTGGAACCTTGCCGCCGCGCAGAAGCGCGGCGACTGGGATAATACCAAGGCGCTGATGGCCATCGGCCAGGATGCGATCATCGACAAGGTGAAGGCATCTGGCCTGCGCGGCCGTGGTGGCGCGGGCTTCCCGACCGGCATGAAGTGGAGCTTCATGCCCAAGGAACCCAAGCCTGACCGGCCGAACTTCCTGGTCATCAATGCCGATGAATCCGAACCCGGGTCGTGCAAGGACCGCGAGATCATCCGCCACGATCCGCACAAGCTGATCGAGGGTGCGCTCATCGCCGGCTTTGCGATGCGCGCGCGCGCCGCGTACATCTATATTCGCGGCGAATATATCCGTGAGGCGGAGACACTCTTCGCCGCCGTCGCCGAGGCGTATGACAAAGGGCTGCTCGGCAAGAATGCCTGCGGGTCAGGCTATGATTTCGACGTGTTCGTCCATCGCGGCGCCGGTGCCTATATCTGCGGCGAAGAGACCGCGATGCTCGAAAGCCTGGAGGGCAAGAAGGGCCAGCCGCGTCTCAAGCCGCCGTTCCCGGCCGGTGCCGGCCTGTATGGCTGCCCGACCACGGTCAACAATGTCGAATCGATCGCGGTCGTCCCGACGATCCTGCGTCGCGGGCCGGAATGGTTCGCCAGCTTTGGCCGCGAGAAGAACGAGGGCACCAAGCTCTTCCAGATCAGCGGCCATGTGAACAAGCCGTGCGTCGTCGAAGAGGCGATGAGCATCTCGTTCCGCGAACTGATCGAAGTGCATTGCGGCGGTATTCGCGGCGGCTGGGACAATCTGCTCGCGGTGATTCCGGGCGGTTCGTCGGTACCGCTGGTGCCGGCGGCGGAGATCATGGACGCGCCGATGGATTTCGACGGGCTCAAGGCGCTCGGCTCGGGCCTCGGCACCGCGGCGGTGATCGTCATGGATAAATCGACCGACATCGTCCGCGCGATCAGCCGCCTGAGCTATTTCTACAAGCATGAGAGCTGTGGCCAGTGCACGCCATGCCGCGAAGGCACTGGCTGGATGTGGCGCGTGATGGAGCGGATGCGCACTGGCGATGCCGATGTATCGGAAATCGACACGCTCTATCAGGTGACCAAGCAGATCGAAGGCCATACCATCTGCGCGCTCGGTGACGCTGCTGCCTGGCCGATCCAGGGCCTGATCAAGCATTTCCGCCCCGAAATGGAGCGGCGGATCATCGAAAAGCAGGGCGGCGGATTATCGCCGATGATGGAGGCGGCGGAATGA
- a CDS encoding NADH-quinone oxidoreductase subunit J, with product MIQAIAFYLFATLVIVSGALTITARNPVHAVLWLIFAFFNAAGLMVLVGAEFIAMLLIIVYVGAVAVLFLFVVMMLNIDFAELRAGFARYAAIGVVFAIALAAEIMVAFGAWSAGAIELGRRAAPIDPTINNIEAIGRLLYTRYLFVFEGAGLVLLVAMIGAIVLTHRERGGVRAQNVSRQNARRPQDATRNTQPGVGQGVEL from the coding sequence GTGATCCAAGCAATCGCCTTTTACCTGTTCGCGACCCTCGTGATCGTCAGCGGCGCGCTGACCATCACCGCGCGTAACCCGGTCCACGCCGTGCTCTGGCTGATCTTCGCCTTTTTCAACGCGGCGGGGCTGATGGTGCTGGTCGGCGCCGAATTCATCGCGATGCTGCTGATCATCGTCTATGTCGGCGCGGTCGCGGTGCTCTTCCTGTTCGTCGTGATGATGCTCAACATCGATTTCGCCGAGCTGCGTGCCGGTTTCGCGCGCTATGCGGCGATCGGCGTGGTCTTCGCGATCGCACTCGCGGCGGAGATCATGGTGGCGTTCGGTGCGTGGAGCGCGGGCGCGATCGAGCTTGGCCGTCGCGCCGCGCCGATCGATCCCACCATCAACAATATCGAAGCGATCGGCCGGCTGCTCTACACGCGCTACCTTTTCGTGTTCGAAGGCGCTGGCCTGGTCCTGCTGGTCGCGATGATCGGGGCGATTGTCCTGACGCACCGCGAACGCGGCGGGGTGCGCGCGCAAAATGTGTCGCGCCAGAACGCTCGCCGTCCGCAGGATGCGACGCGCAATACGCAGCCCGGCGTCGGGCAGGGGGTGGAGCTGTGA